A region from the Diadema setosum chromosome 13, eeDiaSeto1, whole genome shotgun sequence genome encodes:
- the LOC140236704 gene encoding small integral membrane protein 15-like, with product MSGEEDIPLEDSLGGGGGSDGDDNSWKRWIEKNIILWAAKDPWGFISTIFMFLTPLFILSGILSYILYKDIEKKEKEKKRKAKRDINIAKARGRSGRSKKTD from the coding sequence ATGTCCGGTGAAGAAGACATCCCTTTGGAAGACTCCCTAGGAGGAGGTGGAGGCAGCGATGGCGATGACAACTCCTGGAAGCGTTGGATTGAGAAGAACATTATTCTGTGGGCAGCCAAGGATCCATGGGGCTTCATTTCCACCATATTCATGTTCCTCACACCCCTGTTCATCCTGAGCGGAATCCTGTCCTACATCCTCTACAAGGACAttgagaagaaggagaaggagaagaagcgGAAAGCGAAGCGAGACATCAACATTGCCAAAGCTCGAGGGCGAAGTGGCCGCTCAAAAAAGACTGATTGA
- the LOC140236918 gene encoding NADH dehydrogenase [ubiquinone] 1 alpha subcomplex assembly factor 2-like, whose translation MNFVRALFRSSKPAKILVGVDKLGNKYYEIPSTTNALGEEMKARRSVESSVSHFEYEAGMVPIEWEAWVRGKRIDPPTEEEIAMREKKTRIIKARAAEVERKDKERQELEYHEGLVARPVQTTAKGHASSPTYEKVDSTDEAVSTGKEFQPAAWKPSKS comes from the exons atgaattttgttAGAGCTCTGTTCAGGTCTTCAAAACCGGCGAAGATTCTGGTAGGCGTTGATAAGCTGGGAAACAAGTATTATGAAATCCCAAGTACGACAAATGCCCTAG GTGAAGAAATGAAGGCAAGACGAAGCGTCGAATCCTCAGTCAGCCACTTTGAGTATGAAGCAGGGATGGTGCCAATCGAGTGGGAAG CTTGGGTCAGGGGTAAAAGAATAGACCCACCAACTGAGGAGGAAATAGccatgagagagaaaaagaccAGGATCATCAAGGCTCGGGCTGCAGAGGTGGAGCGCAAAGATAAAGAG AGACAGGAACTGGAGTATCATGAAGGTCTGGTAGCAAGACCAGTGCAAACAACAGCCAAGG GCCACGCATCATCCCCAACCTACGAGAAGGTGGATTCCACGGACGAGGCTGTCAGTACGGGGAAGGAATTTCAGCCGGCAGCCTGGAAACCCTCCAAGAGTTGA